CAGATGTGACCATACCAGTGCCTTGTACAAATTCATTATCACCTCCTGGGATTTTTGCTTTATTCCTCTGGCTGTACATTTCAAGATGCAGCTCGCTTTTCTCAATGCTGCCACCACTGTGCTGTTGGTTTCAGTGAGCTGTCCATCAATGCCCTAGATCCCTCCTCTATGTTGCGTCCAGTATCTTAGTCATTTAATTTATattccctctgtttatttctccccccatccccctctccaatttgatgtcatctgcaaactaagATGGCTATGTTTCTGTCCTTGGCTCCAAATCGTTCATATATACATGACTCAACACAAATCCATTAATCCTTGTGACACCCTGATAGCGACCCCTTGTCATGTCAACACAGCTCAATTCCTAACCAACCGTTCCTTCCTCCAGTTTAGACAATTTTAAATATACTTCAGAAACCTTGCTCCTATTCCATGCCTTTCTACTAAGTGGACGTGCGTGGCATAGTATCGAAAGCTTTGCTGAAATCTAAAATCATCACATGCACAAAATTCCATTGTTAATGGGCTTTATCatttcctcaaaaaaactcccgCAAATTTTTTATGCAAGACCTCCCTCCCATAAATCCACGGCAGACTCTCTCACCGTACATATCATACCATACCTATCGAGTGTTTCATTGTCCCCTCTTTCAGGTTGCCTTCTAATACtttacccacaacagatgttaggtctaatggcctatagtttcctgtaTCATCTGaagaaaatgaaacatttttgtcTAAGATTTAACATACGATTGGCTTCTTTAATTCTGTCATGCTACATAAGGGTTAAAAATGAGCTTGAGTCACATAAACCATATCCTAGCTTAAATTGAAATAGTTGTTGCAGATTTTAATCAGTTTGTCTGTGCCTGATGTCCATGAGAGAggtcaagccattcaattcaaatacattgtttgaaatttaacgcaaatcTATTTAGTTCCAATTACTATTTTGAAAGTAGTTATCAACCTGTCATTTACAAATGAGGGACTATGTCTACAGCCTTTGAAGAAAGGTATTTGGACAGATTACTTCCATAGATGGTAAGAAAAAAAGGATTATTATGTAAGACTATTACTTATATCATATCATAGCTTAGCACAGCAGTTGCAGTTGCAAAATTATTTTCTATTTATTGTTTTCCACTACCTGAGGAGCAAGTTAAGCATAATAACGATTGTAAAAATATGTTGTGCCGCTGCTACTATTTACTTGTTCTTTTACTATTCAATAAATTTATTTGGCAGTTAAAACGTATATCAAAGTCTAGAGTAGTGTTATTCTGCTGCTTTCCAAAGACATTAAGGATCATTCGAAAGGATGGGATAAAACCAGTAGATCAAATAACCTGAAGAAAGTTCTCCATTCATTTCCTGGGAAATGTATTAAGCTATCTAGATAAATGAAAACACTCCTTCTGGACAGAGGGAACTAAGCTTACGCAACAGAGTAGTCTGAAACATGGAAGCCAAAAATATCTAGAATGAAAACAGGAAGGAGATCCAAAAATGCAACAGTCTTATGCCCATTTTTAAACATTAATTTTATATTAGCTactttccaatcctcaggcatttctccctttttttctattttttcctCTATAAATTTCTCTCTTAattttccccctctcttctgaAGGCACCACCTCCCTTGCTAGGATACGATTTCAGGGGCAGCAGTATCCCGCCCCAGTAGCCATTATTCATGTACGAGCCTTGGCAGTAAGTGTGGAAGGTTATCCGGTCAACGTTCCAGCTgaacctgatcctctcctcactaGTTGGCCGCACACTTGCGCTTCTCTTGACTGGATAGTGACCAGGTGCATGAGTACTTCTTCACTTCTTAACACTTACCACTGTCACAGATGAGATGagctcagctaactcaacatagaATGGGGATCAAACCTGTATTGCTCAGAGATAGTGACTTTACCTCTCAGTAATACGGTGTGTGGCTGCACCTGCTCCTCCATGTTGGCGCTTTCCCCCAGCAGCATGAGATTGGGAGATCACTAGGTAGATTGCAGATTCAAATTGATATTTTTCCACTTGGTGGCACCGCACATTgaagcacaaattagctgctgctccACACCAATTGCTTTTAAATGTTCTATTAGTTTATAGAATCCCTGCTGTATTTAGCTGTGCTCTAAACCTCAGTATTTTTCAATGCATGCGCAACACGACCACAAAATAGTAATTGTTAACAGAACTAGGTAAATTTACAAATAAAATCTATTCATTCAGGGTGTTAGAATTTCTGAAGTTCTTATTGAAAGTCTTGATCTCATATTGCACTTTCCACATTTAAAAGATGCAGACTGATAGAAGAAGCTGAAATAAATCCTTGTACAGTAGCAATAAAACAATCTCAAACTATGTGATAGCCAGGGTTGGCCTGTAGGTTAGGACAGAGCTGCTCCAGCTACAGATGTGGAGAATGGAAATAAGTAGTGATTTAACAGCAAATGTGCTGGGGTGGAaaatatttgataaataatttatTGCATATTGACAACATTAACAACAGTACCAAACTTTAAAATGTGTCTGCAAATATTTACTGGTGTTCATAAATATTTATTATAAAAGCATTTCCAGTATTTCATTTTCTGAGAACAATTGTTCAACATTAAATGTAGACATTCAAATGCAGCGTCAGCCTCATTTGCTGAACCAGGGCTACTGGCCCATAGATTGAAGTATAGAAAACATATGACTTGCCTGTTGGCACCCAAGTATaatttctcagtctttctgtgCTCCTGCAATAGTCAGGGTAGCGTGAAACATATGTCCTTGTTACAATTGCCTTTAGCTGCACCTgttatctcacccagtctataaAAAACAGTTTCCCTTAGACTATAGAGCTGGAATGACTAACATTGTAACTTTACTATTAACAACCTGAAACTGCTGtgtttttaaagttttatttgtGGTTAATTTTCTGCTTATCAACCTGAAGGTGTTGGAAAACTGAGCATTTGTCAATTTTTTATTCCCAGTGTACTGTGCAACATTCCCAGGTTGGGTAGTGGTTAACTGCAAAGCAAAGTTCCCTACACATGCTTTAATCCAAACCCAGAAAAGAAATCTCTGACTACAGTAGTTTACCATTTCCGCTTTTCTCACCATCTGTCCTTGTGACCTGTAAGTGAGACAGTTTTGTGCTAAATTATGGTCAGTTTTGTGTTGTGAATTCTAACGCACTGGAAACTAGGTTATCACTGTTTGACCTCATTTCACTTACGAACCTTAGAGCTTTCAATAAGAGGAAGATTTTCATCCAATCAGTCAAGGCTGAATTTGAATCAAGACCCGAACGGTGAAAGGCTGGTGAGTTAACTCACCCAGACCCCATTTTAAGAAGAGAatagagatatggggatagattTTGTCTTAAGTACTTGGAGGGTAATCTGGCAGAGTGAATTTCCCGCCTGTTGTAgaacccgcccaattttcattccattactTTAAATTGATTGAAAATCGAGTAGATTCTATAACAAGCAGGTGATCTGCTCCACCAGGTTATCGCCCAGGCattaaagatgaaaatctacactATGTTGTTATCCACAGAGTAGAACTGTGGACACAATATTTGCATATTCCCAAAAATGGAGGAGTATAAAGAACAAAATAGAAGAATTatctttgctttgaagtagaataTGATGTTACCATCATTTTCTCATGATTTTAAATTGAAACAATCTCTAAAAGCTGTTATTATGAGTTGAAAGGTTGAATTTCTCTCACTGGTGAttctcaaggcagtgagtttaagCAGTAATACAAAATATTAATCTATTACTTATAACACTTTTGAATAATGTATCTTCAGGTTTGCATTTCTTGGTCAATAATGTTATCTATCTGGTTTTAGTGATGGGTTAAAGTtagtttgttcattttttttaaaaattgaagaggTTTGACTCACACGAACATTAAAATGGAGCATTCcagtaattgtttttaaaaacttctttAGGCAACTAATGGAACAACGACATGAGCAGATGGAGAGAGAACGACGGGCTTCCATGTCTGGTGAGTTTTTTAGCTACATATTTGGGGCCAATCCTGAGCTTCAACATTTTTAGCCAACTTCCATAAAGAACCTTTCAGGGACAGTGTTAAAATGGTGCAGTCCAGTGAGAATATATTCTAAAATTTTGGGTCAGAATGATATACGGTCATAAAGATAGGACTTTTAATATAGACATTGGGGGAGAAGTTCAATTCAGGGCTGCCCTCTTTCCGTCTGAGAAACGAGTGGTCAGCAGTTGAAAATCGttgtgggggtggtggtgtggcGGGGAGGCATCTCAGCTGCCCCTTGACGCCCAAGGCCCACCTGGTGTGATGTTCaggcgggcctgtaaatgggtgagCAGCCCAGCCACCAGAAACAGGCGTAATGTTGCTTAAATCAGGATCCTCCGCCTGTTTTAAAACCATGATTGAAATTCATAAACAAATGGGTAGAGCTTGTGGCGTGCATGCTCGGCCCAGTTGTACCAGAcattgaatggctgaaccagCCATCCTttaagggaccgctggaggccactcAGAAAAAGGCTGAAGACATTTTTATGGACTGAGGAGAAATACGATTGCTCCTCCTGGGCTCACAAAAAAattccgcccgccccccccccccccccccaccaacagacCCGATCTGCCAGCCGGCTCCACGAGAGCCAGCCAATTTCCCGCCTTCCCCAATCAGCGAGCTGCAGCAGGGCACCTGTTTGGCACAGCAGCTGGCCGCAGCATTTAGATGAGGCCCAAAGCCAAATTTGGCTCAGACTCAGGCTGGCATGGACCAGTGCGTGGAGCTGTCACTCTGCCAACTGTCTGCCCGTTTTGGGCGTAAATCAAATTTCTCAGCCAGTGAGGGCAAAATTCAACTATGGATGGGGGTGCAAAACAGACAGCAGTGGATCAGCTCCCGTTATATgatttattgaagtcaatggagaggaaAATCGAGCAGGGAGTATAGCGGGCAGCCAAACAGCTACCGCCTGTTTTGCACCCCTGTCGAAGATGAATTTCAGCACCAATATTACTATCTGTTTACTACATTGGAGGACTATTATTATGAGTTTTTAGGGTTGTCAATGGGCATACCAATACAAATATTATTACTGTCAGTGTTTGTGTGCACCAATTGAGCCGTAAAGCTATTAGTGTTAGTACACACTAGCATGGTAATATTGCTGGTAGTATTGTATTACTATCAGCATTGATACATACCAGAAGGGTTGCATTACTGTCAGTGTTAGTACATGGCAGCAGGTGGCAGTGGTACTGTCTATGTTAGTACACAGCAGAAGAGTTGTGTTACTGTTGGTTTTATTACATGACAGCAGGGGGCACCACTAATTTCAGTGTTAGAACACTGGTATTGAGAGGTATGTCTGTCGGTGTTAGAGTACACTAATAATAGAATGCTACCGTCAGTGTTAGGGTACACCAATAAGGATTACTGTCAATGTTAGTACACTAGAGCAGCTCAATCAACACCTTCAgaatttatagattttttttaaattttggagAATCACTTTGGCCACTATATATTCTCTGCAGTGATACTGGATTCTGCAACCTCATACTACTGAATATTATGGGCAATTTGATGATGAAGAGGCAGCTTATGAATCTGTTTCATGGAATCTTATATATTGTGCTAAAGTTGCCCTGTGAATGTTTTTAACAAGTGTTCAAATCCCACAGAAGCACAGCTGACTTGCAAATATTTAAACTTTGCCAAATTTATAAAGGAAAGGCCTATGGCAAAGGTAGTTAATATGTATCTGAAAGTAGGTGAAAATTTGCACATGCCTTCTAACATGGAGTGCTTTTGATgtcatgagatttttaaaaatatttaattttgttGCATTCCTCCCACCCAAAGGAAACGTCCAAATTATTTTTGAATAATTCAATGAGGGAATTAATAAAGGATTGAAAGCAGTCACCCCAAAGGTACCACCGGCTGCCATTTTCAGGACAGCACTGGCAGAGATATTAGAGCAGGTCATCCTGCACAGCATTTTGACTAGGAAAGAGCCTATTCCTCCTTCTCGCACACCTCTCAAATAAATAGCAAGAATCCGTTATTTTTCCATGATACTCTTATCCTGCCACGGTCCTGAAAGGACGATGGCAAATAGCCAACACATCACTGGAAATTACAATCTGATTGTGACAGCATGCACTGTGtaaagatgtttggatgatgtgaaTTATACAGTTCAAAGTGGATAAATGCCAATGGATCGATGCTTCAGTCTTTATATGAACATGATCCTTATTAATGCATTGCTTTTCCAAACAACAAAGTTATGCAATTATCAAGATTCAACTTGTGTTACATAAATGTTTCTACACTAATCTGGTTCCTGGGATACATAGAACCATAGACGTTGGCAGCACATAgatggccgtttggcccatcatacTTGTGCTGGCTTTTTTCTAgagcaatcctaaactaatctcaCTGGCCTGCTCTTTCCTTGTAGCTTTTAATTTTCCTctgattcaaatatttatccaccttTCCTTTTAAAAGATATAATGGTACATGCTACCATATGCAGAAACTACATATACAAATGTTTTCTCTGTCTGTCCATGTATTTGTGATTGAATCTGAAAATAAGTGCAGAGACCTTTTCCTCCCTAAGAATGCAACTTTTGGATCTATGTTCTGTtgcttgtcatttttttttttaaaaggattttTTTGACACACAGGGCATTAGTTTATTCAAAACTAAACAAAATTATTCAGCGACATGTCACCAATACTCTACTGCTCAGTGGAGAATTGTACCGGATGCTGATCATGGATGGAATTATACCATGCCTGCTATTTTAGAGCATTGTCATCACCAGCATTCAAAGTGTGTAGGCCACCAGATAGTTTAATTATTTGGCATGATTCAGCGTCATGGGACATGGTTTGTATTTGTCTGCAAGAACATTTGTCATCATCACGAAGGCCCTATAAGTAAAGATGTGAggcgcactgtccctgtccaattCAAAAATGGTTGAGAAGTGCCCAATTGCGATGTGGCCAGTTGAATCCTGGTAGACAGTCTGTAGCGTCGGAGGTGATATGGTGATTTATAGGAAAGTCTGCTGTCCACTCTTCATGCCAGCGAGGGAAAGGTAGACCATATTTGGTGTCTCTGTTGGTGCATAGAACAAATCAGAGTGAATTAGCAACATGATTTTGCCACAAAGTCTATTCAGATGCAGTAGCAAAATTGGTGAATGATGAAGATGTGGAGGAACTATATTGCAGAGGACTGGTAAGCATGGGAGGGCGCAATGTAAAATAAAATAATATTAGGGACCATTTGACACTGCATTAGTATGGATTCAGCCCCTGTCATCCCCCAGACCATATCAAAGAGATGCTCCATGGTAAATGGATTCGGTGGGAGGTGGAAAGAAGAGTTCTGGGTATTTGTATCATGTTAAAATGTGTTTGTGCCATATAAGTCCGGAGAATGCAGGCCCTATATCCGTGCTTCAGGCTATCCCCACTACATGTGATGCAGTGTAGCTCATATAGACCTCAATGTGGTCTAGTGGAGGCCCACCTAAAAACAGCAGATAGAATTCTTCATATTTCTTTTTAGATAAGTTTAAGTATTCTCCTCAACCAGACCCCAAAGTCATAGTCCCATGTTAATGTGAAGTGTGCATCTTAACTGCTACACAATCAGGCCATTCTTAACCAACGGAATGGAATATACTTTGCATTGAATACATGCTATTGTTTTATTCTCTACACATTAACCCCAAACAGTTTTATTTTATGACACCATTTTTCATTTGAATGTGTGATTTCCCACTAAAAACAAATATCATCAATTCTATATAGAGCTGTGTAAGGGTGAAAATACTGTTGAGAAAACATTACTTCCATCTCTGTCAGCATAATTTTCATCCACAGTACATAATTATTGTAGAATACTTTAAACTTTAGTTATGCTTctcttttttgatatataatatATTCTACTTACTGtttcttcttttctttttcttctgtTGCTTAGTTTCTACCCTTCAGATCAAAGTtgctccctccccttcccataGCCAGTCTCCTCCACCTGAGTATAGTAACTACAGTGTGACCGTATCTGCtggtgctgcccctcctccgtcTTATGCCAGAGCCACGTCCTTCGATTCCACAGCTTCTCCTAAAGCAGTGGTTGCTGATGATCCCGGCCAGTTATCATTCAGCAgtacagacactgaaccacaaCCTTTTAGACCCTCTGCATCGCAATTATCTGCTTCCCTAAGTTCTGCTTTCTCTCCTGTGCAACCAAACTGTGGGACCATGAGTCAACGTGTTAAACAGATCCCATTatcccctcctcccgctccttcccAACCTCCACCTTTGCTTCCTAAACCTGTCTGTCATTCATCTGCTacattttctcctcttcctccatctcctcctgtgaTGATCACCTCTCCTCCCCACAGGGCTGTTGGACCGCAGCCTATAATTCCGGTTGCTCTTCCTGTAATTCATGTGCATGATGGCAAGATTAAAAGACCTATGGATTCTGTGGTCCAGGTAGCTCCATCTGATGCAAACCAAAATGGTCAAGGTGAAGATCATTTTCCAGCAACAACTCACCTGGCCTCCTCCAGGCCTCCAATAAAAAGTACAGAAGGTTTCTTCACGTTCTGTTTAGAAACTACCCCTGTATCTCACGTGCCAGTCTTAAGTAGTCCTTCCAGTTCCCAAATTCACCCTCAGCCACCACCTTCATCTCAGCTCCCTGCACAGCAGCTTTACAAGTCCACCTCACACTTCGTTACATCTCCTCCATTTCATGCTGCTTTCTCTGAGGCAGCAGTGTCTAAGAAGACCCTATCTCCCATGACATCAGTTACTTCAACTGCCATTACCCAGTCGGGTAAGTGATGTCGTGCTGGCATCATGTGACGTGTGTATTTTTGCTGACAGCACCTCTTGCTTTATCTTCTATTCTTTCTGTGCTTGGTTTGAATGTATAAATATTTCTTTCATTTTTAGATGCCtgttgaagtgtacaaaattttaAAGGACTAGTTTAATGGAAGATATATGTTAAAAGTTTTATAAAAGATAATTTTTTGATTTTTGGGGTATCACTCAGTAAAAATATTGCCTGCTTTCTCCTATTGTCTTTCTAATAAAATATCTGGAATCTGGATTCTAATTATAGGTTACTGTAAAGTCCAGTGTAAATGCGACCAAGCAGGATTTTTTTTATAATTATCAGAAATTGGCTGATTCACCCAGTAGGGTTTGTTTTGTACTTGACGATGATGCTATTCTAGGCTACTTGATTCTTTATTGGAATggagatagaaagggaaagaatTAAAAGTATTTTAATGTGATTTTTTGAAATCTAGTATGTTAGTCCTTTAAAATGGCCCTTATTAGAGGGTAAGGTACATAAACTAACCATCTTTGTCAATGGAAAATAGTCAAACCAATTTTATTGAATAATGGAATTAAACACAATTCTACTTTCTTTATTTTAACCAATAGTATTTAATTTATGCTGAAAGACTAACCAGGTAACTTAAGTTAATTTTATATCTACTTCCTCTTACATTTCAGGCAGAGTGTAATGAAATATTAACATTTTTATGGATCTTTAATTAAACATTTACTGTTTTAATGGTGTTTGATAACATTCTGACCTTCATATCTGTGATGTTCTTGAAGTAGACTAACCTTGTGCttaaatttatttttacatttatttcagttccttctgttcctcctggaggacccccaacaCAACCTGCATGCCCCCCGCCACCTCCTGCTGGTGgtcccccaccacctccaccgCCACCGGGGCCTCCACCAGCTTCTGGAGGtggaccacctcctcctcctccattgccAGCTGGTGGAGGCCCTGGAGCTGGAAGTGATGATGGACACTCAGCATCAGGACTAGCAGCGGCACTCGCTGGAGCCAAACTGAGGAAAACTAGCCGGGTAAGAGTCTTACCTTTCTTATAAACACCTTTGTGCCATGTAAAGCTGTTAGAAAATCTTTTGAACTCTGCTGATGAATGGGTGATGCAGTCACATCATTCTCTTTAAAAATGTCGTTTTGTGTGATTTTGTAGTGCCAAAAAGATGACTTTTGTGTCCCAATGTGGCAATAATCCCGTTTAAAATCTTACTGATCATTTTAATGTATTAATTGAATGCTGATATTGTGAATTGTTGTGTGTTATTCACCTACTAATATCTGAATACATTCTTCACGTAGTAAGTGGTAACTCTGAACTTTGTCTCTCCACCACTACAGCTCAGGTGCTTTTGGCATTTTCTTGGGATCAAGAACCACAGAGCAAACAATGTCCAGTAAATGATTTCAACTAGGAAAACAATATTTGTGATAGTTGAGACAATGCTATTTTTATACAATGTCTGACCCACATTGCTA
The nucleotide sequence above comes from Heptranchias perlo isolate sHepPer1 chromosome 10, sHepPer1.hap1, whole genome shotgun sequence. Encoded proteins:
- the LOC137326565 gene encoding ena/VASP-like protein isoform X4, which translates into the protein MVYDDSSKKWVPAKPGQQGFSRVNIYHNTSNNTFRVVGMKLQDQQVVINYSIVKGLKYNQATPTFHQWRDARQVYGLNFASKEEATTFSNAMMYALNVLNSQDGGPTVQRQVQVHNGPPPEDQEAQRRQLMEQRHEQMERERRASMSVSTLQIKVAPSPSHSQSPPPEYSNYSVTVSAGAAPPPSYARATSFDSTASPKAVVADDPGQLSFSSTDTEPQPFRPSASQLSASLSSAFSPVQPNCGTMSQRVKQIPLSPPPAPSQPPPLLPKPVCHSSATFSPLPPSPPVMITSPPHRAVGPQPIIPVALPVIHVHDGKIKRPMDSVVQVAPSDANQNGQGEDHFPATTHLASSRPPIKSTEGFFTFCLETTPVSHVPVLSSPSSSQIHPQPPPSSQLPAQQLYKSTSHFVTSPPFHAAFSEAAVSKKTLSPMTSVTSTAITQSVPSVPPGGPPTQPACPPPPPAGGPPPPPPPPGPPPASGGGPPPPPPLPAGGGPGAGSDDGHSASGLAAALAGAKLRKTSRPEEGSGSSSPGGASKSEANRNSCGAAATGGGGGGLMDEMNKLLARRRKAAQQTDKPSDKKEEESQNEDASPSPSLISRGPGLQNSTDAGKKPWERANSVEKSGTVSRNTLMTKSPEAKNVVQSHLSSSRLKPGGSTSNDVATDALDFDRLKQEILEEVVKELHKVKEEIIDAIRQELSRISTT
- the LOC137326565 gene encoding ena/VASP-like protein isoform X3; the encoded protein is MSEQSICQARASVMVYDDSSKKWVPAKPGQQGFSRVNIYHNTSNNTFRVVGMKLQDQQVVINYSIVKGLKYNQATPTFHQWRDARQVYGLNFASKEEATTFSNAMMYALNVLNSQDGGPTVQRQVQVHNGPPPEDQEAQRRQLMEQRHEQMERERRASMSVSTLQIKVAPSPSHSQSPPPEYSNYSVTVSAGAAPPPSYARATSFDSTASPKAVVADDPGQLSFSSTDTEPQPFRPSASQLSASLSSAFSPVQPNCGTMSQRVKQIPLSPPPAPSQPPPLLPKPVCHSSATFSPLPPSPPVMITSPPHRAVGPQPIIPVALPVIHVHDGKIKRPMDSVVQVAPSDANQNGQGEDHFPATTHLASSRPPIKSTEGFFTFCLETTPVSHVPVLSSPSSSQIHPQPPPSSQLPAQQLYKSTSHFVTSPPFHAAFSEAAVSKKTLSPMTSVTSTAITQSVPSVPPGGPPTQPACPPPPPAGGPPPPPPPPGPPPASGGGPPPPPPLPAGGGPGAGSDDGHSASGLAAALAGAKLRKTSRPEEGSGSSSPGGASKSEANRNSCGAAATGGGGGGLMDEMNKLLARRRKAAQQTDKPSDKKEEESQNEDASPSPSLISRGPGLQNSTDAGKKPWERANSVEKSGTVSRNTLMTKSPEAKNVVQSHLSSSRLKPGGSTSNDVATDALDFDRLKQEILEEVVKELHKVKEEIIDAIRQELSRISTT
- the LOC137326565 gene encoding ena/VASP-like protein isoform X5 produces the protein MYPTEEFSEQSICQARASVMVYDDSSKKWVPAKPGQQGFSRVNIYHNTSNNTFRVVGMKLQDQQVVINYSIVKGLKYNQATPTFHQWRDARQVYGLNFASKEEATTFSNAMMYALNVLNSQDGGPTVQRQVQVHNGPPPEDQEAQRRQLMEQRHEQMERERRASMSVSTLQIKVAPSPSHSQSPPPEYSNYSVTVSAGAAPPPSYARATSFDSTASPKAVVADDPGQLSFSSTDTEPQPFRPSASQLSASLSSAFSPVQPNCGTMSQRVKQIPLSPPPAPSQPPPLLPKPVCHSSATFSPLPPSPPVMITSPPHRAVGPQPIIPVALPVIHVHDGKIKRPMDSVVQVAPSDANQNGQGEDHFPATTHLASSRPPIKSTEGFFTFCLETTPVSHVPVLSSPSSSQIHPQPPPSSQLPAQQLYKSTSHFVTSPPFHAAFSEAAVSKKTLSPMTSVTSTAITQSVPSVPPGGPPTQPACPPPPPAGGPPPPPPPPGPPPASGGGPPPPPPLPAGGGPGAGSDDGHSASGLAAALAGAKLRKTSRPEEGSGSSSPGGASKSEANRNSCGAAATGGGGGGLMDEMNKLLARRRKAAQQTDKPSDKKEEESQNEDASPSPSLISRGPGLQNSTDAGKKPWERANSVEKSGTVSRLKPGGSTSNDVATDALDFDRLKQEILEEVVKELHKVKEEIIDAIRQELSRISTT
- the LOC137326565 gene encoding ena/VASP-like protein isoform X1 → MYPTEEFSEQSICQARASVMVYDDSSKKWVPAKPGQQGFSRVNIYHNTSNNTFRVVGMKLQDQQVVINYSIVKGLKYNQATPTFHQWRDARQVYGLNFASKEEATTFSNAMMYALNVLNSQDGGPTVQRQVQVHNGPPPEDQEAQRRQLMEQRHEQMERERRASMSVSTLQIKVAPSPSHSQSPPPEYSNYSVTVSAGAAPPPSYARATSFDSTASPKAVVADDPGQLSFSSTDTEPQPFRPSASQLSASLSSAFSPVQPNCGTMSQRVKQIPLSPPPAPSQPPPLLPKPVCHSSATFSPLPPSPPVMITSPPHRAVGPQPIIPVALPVIHVHDGKIKRPMDSVVQVAPSDANQNGQGEDHFPATTHLASSRPPIKSTEGFFTFCLETTPVSHVPVLSSPSSSQIHPQPPPSSQLPAQQLYKSTSHFVTSPPFHAAFSEAAVSKKTLSPMTSVTSTAITQSVPSVPPGGPPTQPACPPPPPAGGPPPPPPPPGPPPASGGGPPPPPPLPAGGGPGAGSDDGHSASGLAAALAGAKLRKTSRPEEGSGSSSPGGASKSEANRNSCGAAATGGGGGGLMDEMNKLLARRRKAAQQTDKPSDKKEEESQNEDASPSPSLISRGPGLQNSTDAGKKPWERANSVEKSGTVSRNTLMTKSPEAKNVVQSHLSSSRLKPGGSTSNDVATDALDFDRLKQEILEEVVKELHKVKEEIIDAIRQELSRISTT
- the LOC137326565 gene encoding ena/VASP-like protein isoform X6 → MPVQQAQQDHNRRVSRTTITLTSPTVQRQVQVHNGPPPEDQEAQRRQLMEQRHEQMERERRASMSVSTLQIKVAPSPSHSQSPPPEYSNYSVTVSAGAAPPPSYARATSFDSTASPKAVVADDPGQLSFSSTDTEPQPFRPSASQLSASLSSAFSPVQPNCGTMSQRVKQIPLSPPPAPSQPPPLLPKPVCHSSATFSPLPPSPPVMITSPPHRAVGPQPIIPVALPVIHVHDGKIKRPMDSVVQVAPSDANQNGQGEDHFPATTHLASSRPPIKSTEGFFTFCLETTPVSHVPVLSSPSSSQIHPQPPPSSQLPAQQLYKSTSHFVTSPPFHAAFSEAAVSKKTLSPMTSVTSTAITQSVPSVPPGGPPTQPACPPPPPAGGPPPPPPPPGPPPASGGGPPPPPPLPAGGGPGAGSDDGHSASGLAAALAGAKLRKTSRPEEGSGSSSPGGASKSEANRNSCGAAATGGGGGGLMDEMNKLLARRRKAAQQTDKPSDKKEEESQNEDASPSPSLISRGPGLQNSTDAGKKPWERANSVEKSGTVSRNTLMTKSPEAKNVVQSHLSSSRLKPGGSTSNDVATDALDFDRLKQEILEEVVKELHKVKEEIIDAIRQELSRISTT
- the LOC137326565 gene encoding ena/VASP-like protein isoform X2 codes for the protein MLAGEQSICQARASVMVYDDSSKKWVPAKPGQQGFSRVNIYHNTSNNTFRVVGMKLQDQQVVINYSIVKGLKYNQATPTFHQWRDARQVYGLNFASKEEATTFSNAMMYALNVLNSQDGGPTVQRQVQVHNGPPPEDQEAQRRQLMEQRHEQMERERRASMSVSTLQIKVAPSPSHSQSPPPEYSNYSVTVSAGAAPPPSYARATSFDSTASPKAVVADDPGQLSFSSTDTEPQPFRPSASQLSASLSSAFSPVQPNCGTMSQRVKQIPLSPPPAPSQPPPLLPKPVCHSSATFSPLPPSPPVMITSPPHRAVGPQPIIPVALPVIHVHDGKIKRPMDSVVQVAPSDANQNGQGEDHFPATTHLASSRPPIKSTEGFFTFCLETTPVSHVPVLSSPSSSQIHPQPPPSSQLPAQQLYKSTSHFVTSPPFHAAFSEAAVSKKTLSPMTSVTSTAITQSVPSVPPGGPPTQPACPPPPPAGGPPPPPPPPGPPPASGGGPPPPPPLPAGGGPGAGSDDGHSASGLAAALAGAKLRKTSRPEEGSGSSSPGGASKSEANRNSCGAAATGGGGGGLMDEMNKLLARRRKAAQQTDKPSDKKEEESQNEDASPSPSLISRGPGLQNSTDAGKKPWERANSVEKSGTVSRNTLMTKSPEAKNVVQSHLSSSRLKPGGSTSNDVATDALDFDRLKQEILEEVVKELHKVKEEIIDAIRQELSRISTT